In a single window of the Nicotiana tomentosiformis chromosome 8, ASM39032v3, whole genome shotgun sequence genome:
- the LOC138897114 gene encoding uncharacterized protein yields the protein MGILESNGVDFTTFQFKGKAHRWWHAYLRSRPAGLPPLTWDQFTHLFLEKYIPSFEREELRGQFERLRQGHMSVTNYEVRFSDLSCHATIILPIDAKRVRRFIVGLHPEIQVPMARKAETVTSFLQVVDIAQRIERIRNRSGEFAQRDK from the coding sequence ATGGGGATATTGGAGTCcaacggggtggacttcaccactTTTCAGTTTAAGGGCAAGGCCCATAGATGGTGGCATGCTTATCTTCGTAGCAGGCCAGCGGGTTTACCTCcattgacttgggatcagtttacacaTCTTTTCTTAGAGAAGTATATACCATCTTTTGAGAGAGAGGAGCTTCGAGGTCAGTTTGAGCGACTCCGTCAGGGTCATATGTCTGTCACCAACTATGAGGTGAGATTCAGTGActtgtcttgccatgcaactattATACTCCCCATAGATGcaaagagagtgcggaggttcATTGTAGGTCTGCACCCTGAGATTCAGGTACCTATGGCCCGAAAGGCAGAGACAGTGACTTCTTTTCTTCAGGTTGTGGATATAGCTCAGAGGATCGAGCGTATTCGCAACCGCAGTGGAGAGTTTGCACAGAGGGACAAGTGA
- the LOC138897115 gene encoding uncharacterized protein → MPVGDSIVVDRIYRSCIMTFCGYETREDFMLLDMTDFEVILGMDRLSPYHAVLDCHSKTITLAIPELPRLKWKGSSVSAFSWVISFLKARYMVEKGFLAYLAYVWDTDAENPMIDSVPVVQEFSDVFPFDLPGMPPDRDIDFSIYLASGT, encoded by the coding sequence ATGCCAgtaggtgattctattgttgtggatcggatttaCCGGTCTTGTATcatgactttctgtggttatgagactagagaggattttatgttgctcgatatgactgactttgaggtcatcctgggcatggaccggttgtctccatatcatgccgtCCTTGATTGCCAttccaagactattaccttggcgataccagagttgcctagattgaagtggaagggttcatctgtcagtgCATTTAGTTGGGTTATCTCTTTCCTTAAGGCTCgatatatggtcgagaagggttttttggcttatctagcttatgtttgggatactgATGCAGAGAATCCGATGATTGATTCAGTACCTGTGGTgcaggagttctccgatgtgtttccttttgatctaccaggcatgccaccagatcgtgatatcgatttctctATTTATTTGGCTTCAGGTACCTAG